A window of Rubricoccus marinus contains these coding sequences:
- a CDS encoding NUDIX hydrolase, producing MSDPKPQPWTLLASRELLHRPPWLTLREDRVQLPTGTVLEAFYTLEYQDWACVVPILASGEVVMVEQWRHAIGRVSLEFPAGAVDDGETPEAAAQREMMEEVGVSARHLEPLARLATEPSRHTNWAHVYLAREASIVGDATPEASEDLVRRAFPASDLAGLVTRGKIVHGVHAAAALLAAGRLAS from the coding sequence ATGTCCGACCCCAAGCCACAGCCCTGGACCCTTCTCGCCTCGCGCGAGCTCTTGCACCGGCCGCCGTGGCTCACGCTTCGGGAGGACCGCGTTCAACTCCCGACCGGGACCGTGCTGGAAGCCTTCTACACTTTGGAGTACCAGGACTGGGCCTGCGTCGTCCCAATCTTGGCCTCTGGCGAGGTCGTGATGGTGGAGCAGTGGCGGCACGCGATTGGGCGGGTGAGCCTGGAATTTCCAGCCGGGGCTGTGGACGACGGCGAGACGCCAGAGGCCGCGGCCCAGCGCGAGATGATGGAAGAAGTAGGAGTGTCGGCTCGGCACCTTGAGCCTCTGGCGCGGTTGGCGACAGAGCCCTCGCGCCACACGAACTGGGCGCACGTCTACCTCGCGCGCGAGGCGAGCATCGTGGGAGACGCAACGCCAGAGGCCAGCGAGGACCTCGTCCGCCGGGCGTTTCCTGCGTCCGATCTCGCGGGACTCGTGACTCGCGGCAAAATCGTGCATGGCGTCCACGCAGCTGCTGCGTTGCTCGCGGCGGGCCGGCTCGCGTCTTGA
- a CDS encoding sialate O-acetylesterase yields MTISSAGTIRTLSNVYVGDVWFAAGQSNMEWRVIESDGGAAEAQRANDPMLRQFYVPKSFSPTPSDQLASGSGWTGATNPTDTGNFSAVAYYAAKDLRAELNVPIGIIYAAFGGGQIEEWMSLGMIAGRGVPTRREHAGAWNKMVHPLLPLPIKGVAWYQGESNSLRGMTPNYYGDLLISMVEGWRADFGQENMPFAWVQLPNIGEPFTSVTNARPPGDTPLATIRAQQDRALVLPHTGQVVTYDTGYPDADGRVNIHPTNKRPVGERLALVLRNIAYGESLQASGPRAISAQLGGGGAVVVSFKEVGAGLVVADGVLNGFTLAGPDGRYEWADAVIAGDRVVVSSSLVLDPRTVRYAWQTNPGNPGEPGTADLRNRDGLPAAPFEVDAATETDRRLAGAYSVYGAGADYTTLSDAVSDLNAYGVRGSVRLELQAGTHAERVRIGVVAGASATNRITLTAASGAAVTLAPEASAAGEDYVVRLSSAEYVTLSGLMLAPAGTAFENAVVLDGSLTGVSIENNTLVADGTGSGRVAIGSAPSLRATDLSIRGNTISGYSTAIHLEGDGAAIPQGVELVGNSVTNGAVGVRLWRLGAPDIRSNDITVRDSGFVASTLLGETRFESNVVSAGLAGVFITGSDGAPGARPLAANNMVLTQAGGSSAMRFVQSDNWQIWHNTLSAGGGVAATALGLDGGEGLSVFNNILSSRGTGTAMHVTAAPLTGFESDFNALSSNGATIGRVDLTDYTTLEAFVDALDTFNAATVSDANTRRASAVFADTVAVNLRIVGESVGDPLLSVPQLPTVLTDIDGDARGATTYAGADDAGVPFFNRVVLHGPAGWRMLSLPYPDLGLGGDDPAAGGGPGGAVTPGLLQPIYTAGYPGADIDEDGSGGYTNVFVRDETETSGVPNAEYSAPTSNFLAPGQGFWYYMFQDEDPFTNGEQGTFPKVLPASGTPLTSDYTFPVTFTRDSPIPGANLLGNPYDQGLNWDAPGWTRSRVITTAYVYDPYLGEFGDYRQWTVGVGGTMKDGVIPVGQGFFTYSTGNPAQLTAPASARTGFWNPAYVLDAPRPSGAESASKNGVAPEALPHVRFNMTGQIAGREHTAFAAIAIAEDAELGFDIRDAYALEPASGGNALRLAAALPGAEAGSPGLSVSTVPGAAEVALLAEAFASGAPTGATTRLAWEPTGLDGWIATLRDRVTGESYSLSESGEIALVLDGSSSLMPIAAGAEAASKSANSGGLPAAQFLRLATPGGERFVVSLSRVNTAGEASGERVLTLGAPMPNPTRGALRVPFSLDAAQEATVAVYDALGRRVAVLADGPLAAGAHDLTLETSSLAPGLYIVRLSATDTVLTRRFTVIR; encoded by the coding sequence ATGACCATTTCTTCAGCGGGCACCATCAGGACGCTGAGCAATGTGTACGTAGGTGACGTGTGGTTCGCCGCTGGTCAGTCGAACATGGAGTGGCGCGTGATCGAATCCGACGGCGGAGCCGCAGAGGCGCAACGGGCCAACGACCCGATGCTCCGCCAGTTCTACGTGCCGAAGTCGTTCTCGCCGACTCCATCGGACCAGTTGGCATCGGGCTCTGGATGGACTGGTGCGACGAATCCAACCGACACGGGCAACTTCTCGGCGGTGGCGTACTACGCAGCAAAAGACCTACGAGCTGAATTGAACGTCCCGATCGGGATCATCTACGCGGCGTTCGGAGGAGGGCAAATCGAGGAGTGGATGTCTCTGGGCATGATCGCGGGACGCGGCGTGCCGACAAGGCGCGAGCATGCGGGCGCTTGGAACAAGATGGTGCACCCACTCCTGCCCCTCCCTATCAAGGGTGTGGCGTGGTACCAGGGCGAGTCCAACTCCCTCCGGGGAATGACACCCAACTACTACGGTGACCTACTAATCTCGATGGTTGAAGGGTGGCGGGCCGATTTTGGGCAGGAGAACATGCCATTTGCCTGGGTCCAGCTCCCGAACATCGGAGAGCCGTTCACCTCGGTCACCAACGCTCGCCCTCCAGGGGACACGCCTCTTGCGACAATCCGGGCACAGCAGGACCGGGCTCTGGTCCTCCCCCACACCGGCCAAGTGGTGACGTACGATACCGGGTATCCCGACGCTGATGGACGAGTGAACATCCACCCCACCAACAAGAGGCCCGTTGGGGAACGCTTAGCCCTCGTGCTCCGGAACATTGCGTATGGAGAAAGCCTTCAGGCGAGCGGTCCGAGAGCCATTTCGGCTCAACTCGGCGGCGGTGGCGCCGTCGTCGTGTCGTTTAAGGAGGTCGGAGCTGGGCTCGTCGTCGCTGACGGGGTCTTAAACGGTTTCACCCTTGCGGGCCCCGATGGGCGCTACGAGTGGGCCGACGCGGTGATCGCGGGTGACCGGGTTGTCGTGTCCAGTTCGCTCGTACTGGACCCGCGCACGGTCCGGTACGCGTGGCAGACGAACCCTGGGAACCCCGGGGAGCCGGGGACCGCCGACCTTCGAAACCGCGATGGGCTTCCTGCCGCGCCGTTTGAGGTGGATGCTGCTACGGAAACGGATCGCCGGTTAGCCGGAGCGTACTCCGTGTACGGCGCGGGCGCGGATTACACGACCCTGTCGGACGCCGTGAGCGACTTGAACGCGTACGGCGTGCGAGGCTCGGTGCGGCTCGAGTTGCAAGCAGGCACGCACGCGGAGCGCGTACGGATCGGTGTCGTAGCAGGCGCATCGGCTACCAACCGGATCACCCTCACGGCGGCCTCTGGCGCGGCCGTTACACTCGCGCCAGAGGCCAGCGCCGCCGGAGAAGACTACGTTGTCCGCCTGAGCAGCGCGGAGTACGTGACCCTCTCCGGCCTCATGCTCGCTCCGGCCGGGACGGCGTTTGAGAACGCCGTCGTTCTCGACGGCTCACTAACGGGCGTATCGATCGAGAACAACACCCTGGTTGCCGATGGGACGGGAAGTGGTCGCGTCGCGATCGGTTCGGCGCCATCTCTTCGCGCGACAGACCTCAGCATCCGAGGCAACACGATTTCTGGCTACTCCACTGCGATCCACCTCGAAGGCGATGGAGCGGCGATACCGCAGGGCGTTGAGCTCGTCGGCAACTCCGTTACAAACGGGGCCGTCGGCGTACGCCTCTGGCGTCTCGGAGCGCCCGACATCCGTAGCAACGATATCACCGTACGCGATTCCGGGTTCGTGGCGAGCACCCTTCTCGGAGAGACGCGCTTTGAGAGCAACGTCGTAAGCGCCGGTCTGGCCGGGGTCTTTATCACGGGCTCCGACGGTGCGCCAGGGGCGCGACCTCTGGCGGCCAACAACATGGTGCTCACCCAGGCGGGGGGCAGTTCCGCGATGCGATTTGTGCAGTCCGACAACTGGCAGATCTGGCACAACACCCTGAGCGCTGGTGGCGGGGTAGCAGCGACGGCGCTAGGGTTGGACGGCGGAGAAGGCCTGAGCGTGTTCAACAACATCCTGTCCTCGCGGGGCACGGGCACGGCGATGCACGTCACGGCGGCGCCTCTGACGGGTTTTGAAAGCGACTTCAACGCGCTGTCCAGCAACGGCGCGACCATCGGCCGGGTGGACCTGACCGACTACACCACGCTGGAAGCGTTTGTCGACGCCCTCGACACCTTCAACGCCGCGACCGTCTCGGACGCCAACACGCGTCGGGCCTCGGCTGTCTTCGCCGATACCGTCGCGGTGAACCTTCGCATCGTGGGCGAATCCGTGGGCGATCCCCTTCTTTCCGTCCCTCAGCTTCCAACGGTGCTGACGGACATCGACGGGGACGCCAGAGGCGCGACCACCTACGCCGGCGCGGACGATGCGGGCGTGCCCTTCTTCAACCGCGTGGTGTTGCACGGCCCGGCGGGCTGGCGGATGCTTTCCCTTCCCTACCCCGACCTCGGGCTGGGAGGCGATGACCCCGCCGCTGGCGGGGGTCCCGGCGGCGCCGTCACGCCTGGCTTGCTCCAGCCCATCTACACCGCGGGGTACCCCGGCGCTGACATCGACGAAGACGGGAGCGGCGGGTACACCAACGTTTTCGTCCGCGACGAGACCGAGACCTCTGGCGTCCCCAACGCGGAGTACAGTGCGCCGACGAGCAACTTCCTCGCGCCCGGCCAGGGCTTCTGGTACTACATGTTCCAGGACGAAGACCCGTTCACGAACGGCGAGCAGGGCACCTTTCCGAAGGTCCTCCCCGCCAGCGGCACGCCTCTGACATCCGATTACACCTTCCCGGTCACGTTCACGCGGGACAGTCCGATTCCGGGCGCGAACCTGCTGGGCAACCCATACGATCAAGGCCTGAACTGGGACGCTCCCGGCTGGACCCGCTCGCGTGTGATCACGACGGCTTACGTCTACGACCCGTACCTCGGGGAATTCGGCGACTACCGGCAGTGGACGGTCGGCGTGGGAGGCACGATGAAGGACGGTGTGATCCCAGTGGGACAGGGCTTCTTCACCTACTCGACGGGCAACCCGGCGCAGCTCACGGCCCCGGCGAGCGCTCGCACCGGGTTCTGGAATCCCGCCTATGTTCTCGACGCCCCTCGCCCCTCTGGCGCGGAATCGGCTTCCAAGAACGGCGTCGCGCCAGAGGCCCTGCCGCACGTTCGGTTCAACATGACGGGCCAGATCGCAGGGCGTGAGCACACCGCGTTCGCGGCTATCGCCATCGCGGAGGACGCCGAGTTGGGCTTCGATATCCGCGACGCCTACGCCCTGGAGCCTGCCTCTGGCGGGAACGCGCTCCGCCTCGCGGCGGCGCTCCCCGGAGCCGAGGCGGGATCGCCGGGGCTCTCCGTCTCCACCGTCCCCGGCGCGGCGGAGGTCGCGCTCCTCGCCGAAGCCTTCGCCTCTGGCGCCCCCACGGGCGCGACGACGCGGCTCGCATGGGAGCCAACAGGCCTCGACGGCTGGATCGCGACGTTGCGGGACCGCGTGACGGGCGAGAGCTACTCGCTCTCCGAATCGGGCGAGATCGCGCTCGTGCTGGACGGGAGTTCCTCGCTCATGCCGATCGCGGCGGGTGCCGAGGCTGCGTCGAAAAGCGCCAACAGCGGCGGGCTCCCGGCCGCGCAGTTCCTGCGCCTCGCGACGCCCGGCGGCGAACGTTTCGTGGTCTCGCTCTCGCGCGTCAACACCGCGGGCGAGGCCTCTGGCGAACGCGTCCTCACGCTTGGCGCCCCCATGCCCAACCCGACGCGTGGTGCGCTGCGGGTGCCGTTCTCGCTCGACGCCGCGCAAGAGGCGACGGTCGCCGTGTACGACGCGCTCGGCCGTCGCGTCGCCGTCCTCGCCGACGGGCCTCTGGCGGCAGGTGCGCACGACCTCACGCTGGAGACGTCCAGCCTCGCGCCCGGCCTCTACATCGTGCGCCTGAGCGCGACGGACACGGTTCTCACGCGCCGCTTTACTGTCATCCGGTAG
- a CDS encoding formate/nitrite transporter family protein — protein sequence MLNPFSRRPAPPEAARPTAPAPEPFDRAMLDRSESGAPAAGHAVRDLFSTDEIFQRIVATADEEFVRSTRLLFFSGLAAGLSIGLSFVARAALTGAVPGDASGLIGGILYPVGFVLIVLGRYQLFTENTLTPVTLVLTKIAAVPQLLRVWGIVLLANVAGAALVALLLAKTGVLDPDSFEAAREIAMHGLEVPTTDLFWKGVIAGWLVASMVWLNHAARDTTSRLLIVFAIMYLVPAADLFHCIIGACEALFLVFQGDASLLEAGRFFGAVVTGNTVGGVLLVAILNYSQTKRQRFPDRDCEAMELTWREWFFGVGRMAPTHGASANNPLSGTEDMEGAETGSLLDQPVPTQEPLAPEVP from the coding sequence ATGCTGAACCCGTTCTCCCGTCGCCCCGCGCCGCCAGAGGCCGCGCGCCCCACGGCGCCCGCCCCTGAGCCGTTTGACCGCGCCATGCTGGACCGCTCCGAGAGCGGAGCGCCCGCAGCCGGCCACGCTGTCCGCGATCTCTTCTCGACCGATGAGATCTTCCAGCGCATCGTCGCGACGGCGGACGAGGAGTTCGTGCGCAGCACGCGACTGCTGTTCTTCTCCGGTCTCGCGGCGGGTTTGAGCATCGGGCTCTCCTTCGTCGCGCGTGCTGCGCTAACGGGCGCGGTCCCGGGCGACGCCAGCGGCCTAATCGGCGGGATTCTCTACCCGGTAGGCTTCGTGCTCATCGTGCTCGGACGGTACCAGCTCTTTACCGAGAACACCCTCACGCCGGTCACGCTCGTGCTGACCAAGATCGCGGCGGTCCCGCAACTGCTCCGCGTGTGGGGCATCGTACTGCTCGCGAACGTGGCGGGCGCCGCCTTGGTCGCGCTGCTCCTCGCCAAGACAGGCGTGTTGGACCCGGACTCCTTCGAGGCAGCGCGCGAAATCGCGATGCACGGCCTGGAGGTGCCCACGACCGACCTGTTCTGGAAAGGCGTGATCGCCGGCTGGCTTGTGGCCAGCATGGTGTGGCTTAACCACGCCGCGCGGGACACGACCTCACGTCTGTTGATTGTCTTCGCGATCATGTACCTGGTGCCGGCGGCAGACCTGTTCCACTGCATCATCGGCGCGTGCGAGGCACTGTTCCTCGTCTTTCAGGGCGACGCCAGCTTGCTCGAAGCCGGGCGCTTTTTCGGAGCCGTCGTGACGGGCAACACGGTTGGCGGTGTGCTCCTTGTCGCGATCCTGAACTACTCGCAAACCAAGCGTCAGCGCTTCCCGGACCGCGACTGCGAGGCGATGGAACTGACGTGGCGCGAGTGGTTCTTCGGCGTCGGCCGGATGGCGCCTACGCACGGCGCCTCGGCGAACAACCCGCTCAGCGGGACTGAGGACATGGAAGGCGCCGAGACCGGCAGCCTACTCGATCAGCCCGTACCCACCCAGGAGCCTCTGGCGCCAGAGGTGCCGTGA
- a CDS encoding protein-disulfide reductase DsbD family protein — MRLPFLFFALLALASGPPLAAQSAFDAIDPDDPSPFSDAEVVAEASGVAPGESVDVALMLTQDPTWHSYWLNGGDAGQATSIDWRLPEGITAGPLRFPYPEAIEQAGLVSYGYSDEVALLTTFTVADGAARGPTRIEGTANWLICADICLPASAEIAFTLDIGTRTPDASGAARIARARSLLPVDARGWTVEAIPTAAGGFDLRVIPAPGWSGSLEGAYFFPETSGVIDYAAPQPVRREGEVWVLELEGSQIEATPDALEGVLVAASGETFNEGSRALAVRAPVPQLVAASESEPEVSSLWIALLLAFGGGMLLNLMPCVFPILSIKILGFAEGRGTPEATMRRHGLLFGAGVLVSFLALAGLLLALRASGEAIGWGFQLQAPGVIAALAVLMTGMGLWLLGAVEFGGRVMGVAAKADTASGARGAFLSGVLATVVATPCTAPFMGAALGWALVQPPLAALVVFAALGLGMALPYVLLSFFPAWLQRLPRPGAWMETLKQALAFPLFLTAAWLVWTFGTQTGINGAALLLAALVLVGFAAWVWGRWAPASGSVRLTSRALVALSLAGALALTVFGARQEAQASGARGAWERYDTAEVAALVAAGEPVFVDYTATWCLSCQANKASTLHTERVQEAFRARGVHLFVADWTRRDDAITASLDALGRSGVPVYALYPGGGAEPVLLPEILTPGIVLDALDGVSSSVASR, encoded by the coding sequence ATGCGACTGCCTTTCCTCTTCTTCGCGCTCCTCGCCCTCGCCAGCGGCCCGCCCCTGGCAGCGCAGAGCGCGTTCGACGCGATCGACCCCGATGATCCCAGTCCGTTCTCGGACGCGGAGGTCGTCGCCGAGGCCTCTGGCGTCGCACCCGGCGAGAGCGTGGACGTGGCGCTCATGCTCACGCAGGACCCCACGTGGCATTCGTACTGGCTCAACGGCGGCGACGCCGGACAGGCGACGAGCATCGACTGGCGGCTTCCCGAGGGGATCACGGCCGGGCCGTTGCGCTTCCCGTACCCCGAGGCCATCGAGCAGGCCGGGCTCGTCTCGTACGGCTACAGCGACGAAGTGGCGCTGCTGACTACGTTTACCGTCGCGGACGGTGCCGCCAGAGGCCCCACGCGTATCGAGGGCACGGCCAACTGGCTCATCTGCGCAGACATTTGCCTGCCGGCTAGCGCTGAGATCGCGTTCACGCTCGACATCGGCACGCGCACGCCCGACGCCTCTGGCGCCGCGCGGATCGCTCGCGCGCGGTCCCTTCTGCCGGTCGACGCCAGAGGCTGGACCGTGGAGGCGATCCCGACCGCCGCGGGCGGCTTCGACCTCCGCGTGATCCCCGCGCCCGGCTGGAGCGGCTCGCTGGAGGGCGCGTACTTCTTCCCCGAGACCTCTGGCGTGATCGACTACGCCGCGCCACAGCCGGTCCGCCGTGAGGGCGAGGTGTGGGTACTGGAACTCGAGGGCTCACAGATTGAGGCCACGCCGGACGCGCTGGAGGGCGTGCTCGTCGCTGCCTCTGGCGAGACGTTCAACGAGGGGAGCCGCGCGCTGGCGGTCCGCGCCCCGGTCCCGCAACTGGTGGCCGCCAGCGAGTCAGAGCCCGAGGTATCGTCGCTCTGGATCGCGTTGCTGCTCGCCTTTGGCGGCGGCATGCTGCTCAACCTCATGCCGTGCGTCTTCCCGATCCTGAGCATCAAGATCCTCGGCTTCGCCGAAGGGCGCGGCACGCCAGAGGCGACGATGCGTCGCCACGGACTCTTGTTCGGCGCTGGTGTGCTCGTCTCGTTCCTGGCGCTCGCGGGCTTGCTTCTGGCGCTTCGTGCCTCGGGCGAGGCCATCGGGTGGGGCTTCCAACTGCAGGCGCCGGGCGTGATCGCCGCGCTCGCGGTCCTCATGACCGGCATGGGCCTGTGGCTTCTCGGCGCCGTTGAGTTCGGCGGGCGCGTGATGGGCGTCGCCGCCAAGGCCGACACCGCCTCTGGCGCCAGAGGCGCATTCCTCTCGGGCGTGCTCGCGACCGTTGTGGCCACGCCGTGCACGGCGCCGTTTATGGGCGCGGCGCTGGGCTGGGCGCTCGTGCAGCCGCCTCTGGCGGCGCTCGTGGTTTTCGCGGCGCTCGGGCTGGGCATGGCGCTACCGTACGTGCTGCTCTCCTTTTTCCCGGCGTGGCTCCAACGCCTCCCGCGTCCGGGCGCGTGGATGGAGACACTCAAGCAGGCGCTCGCTTTCCCGCTGTTCCTGACCGCCGCGTGGCTCGTGTGGACGTTTGGCACCCAGACCGGCATCAACGGCGCAGCATTGCTTCTCGCGGCGCTCGTGCTCGTCGGTTTCGCCGCGTGGGTGTGGGGGCGGTGGGCACCCGCCAGCGGCTCGGTGCGCCTCACGTCGCGCGCCCTCGTTGCGCTCTCGCTCGCGGGCGCGCTCGCGCTGACCGTTTTCGGAGCGAGGCAGGAGGCCCAGGCCTCTGGCGCCAGAGGCGCGTGGGAGCGCTACGACACGGCCGAGGTCGCCGCGCTTGTCGCCGCGGGCGAGCCCGTCTTCGTGGACTACACCGCCACGTGGTGCCTCTCGTGCCAGGCCAACAAAGCCAGCACGCTACACACCGAGCGCGTCCAAGAGGCCTTCCGCGCCAGAGGCGTCCACCTGTTCGTCGCCGACTGGACGCGTCGCGATGACGCCATCACGGCCTCGCTCGACGCCCTCGGCCGCAGCGGCGTGCCGGTCTACGCACTCTACCCGGGCGGCGGCGCGGAGCCTGTCCTGCTGCCCGAGATTCTGACGCCCGGCATCGTCTTAGACGCCCTTGATGGCGTTTCTTCCTCCGTCGCCTCCCGCTGA
- a CDS encoding MFS transporter: protein MPDTTVLARPRFALFTLWLLVFAAAGQIIIVAPILPRIGAELGVEEGTLGLLVTVYAVALGLCGLVAGPVSDRFGRRAIILWGSASMTVALALHGLANSYEALLLARAASGAAGGMLSGAAVAYIGDGFRADRRGWASGWVMSGFSVGQIIGIPAGIALAEAGGFRMPFLGFAAVMGITFVLAFWALPQVAGTRSRQRLTVGSALASYSDLLRWSDTRAASLVYLVLFAGVGLFVIYFPSWLESELGFTSAMVAGLYALGGTANVLTGPQAGRLSDRIGRKPVIVIATVGVGACMALTPLARLWPPLAFVFFFSVMALTAGRISPLQALLTELVPAQRRGVLMSLSAAVGNVGFAGGSAIAGVIYAASGFGINALLAGAMSALVAVVVWWGLPEPRRDGEPCPPGLEDCADRPVTTTLSGPSPEAGHMVESALEETAA from the coding sequence ATGCCCGATACGACCGTTCTCGCGCGTCCGCGCTTCGCGCTGTTCACGCTCTGGCTTCTGGTGTTCGCCGCCGCGGGCCAGATCATCATCGTCGCGCCGATCCTGCCGCGAATCGGCGCCGAGTTGGGGGTGGAGGAGGGGACGCTCGGGCTGCTCGTGACCGTCTACGCCGTCGCGCTCGGCCTCTGCGGACTCGTCGCGGGTCCGGTCTCCGACCGGTTCGGGCGCCGCGCGATCATCCTGTGGGGCTCCGCGTCCATGACCGTCGCCCTCGCGCTGCACGGGCTGGCCAATTCCTATGAAGCGCTGCTGTTGGCGCGCGCGGCCTCTGGCGCAGCGGGCGGGATGCTCTCGGGGGCCGCCGTGGCCTACATCGGCGACGGCTTTCGGGCCGACCGGCGTGGCTGGGCGAGCGGGTGGGTGATGAGCGGCTTTTCGGTCGGGCAGATTATCGGCATCCCGGCGGGAATCGCGCTGGCGGAGGCCGGAGGATTCCGGATGCCGTTTCTGGGGTTCGCCGCGGTCATGGGCATCACGTTCGTGCTCGCCTTCTGGGCGTTGCCGCAGGTGGCGGGCACGCGCTCGCGCCAGAGGCTGACTGTTGGCTCGGCGCTGGCGTCGTACTCCGACCTGCTGCGGTGGTCGGACACGCGAGCCGCTTCGCTCGTCTACCTCGTGCTGTTCGCGGGCGTTGGGCTGTTCGTGATCTACTTCCCCTCGTGGCTGGAATCCGAGCTGGGCTTTACCAGCGCGATGGTCGCGGGACTCTACGCGCTCGGCGGGACCGCCAACGTGCTCACGGGGCCACAGGCCGGCCGTCTCTCCGACCGCATCGGTCGCAAGCCCGTCATCGTCATCGCGACCGTTGGCGTGGGCGCGTGTATGGCGCTTACGCCTCTGGCGCGGCTCTGGCCGCCGCTGGCGTTCGTGTTCTTCTTCAGCGTGATGGCGCTCACGGCGGGCCGGATCAGCCCGCTTCAGGCGCTGCTCACCGAACTCGTCCCGGCGCAGCGCCGGGGCGTGCTGATGAGCCTGTCGGCCGCGGTCGGCAACGTCGGCTTCGCGGGAGGCAGCGCCATCGCGGGCGTCATCTACGCCGCCAGCGGCTTTGGAATCAACGCGCTCCTCGCCGGCGCGATGTCGGCGCTGGTCGCTGTTGTCGTGTGGTGGGGCTTGCCCGAGCCCCGCCGCGATGGTGAGCCGTGTCCACCCGGCCTGGAAGACTGCGCCGACCGGCCCGTTACGACGACGCTATCGGGACCCTCGCCGGAGGCCGGCCACATGGTCGAGAGCGCCCTGGAGGAAACCGCGGCCTGA
- a CDS encoding redoxin family protein encodes MRASFLALALLLATGCASDPDPAAEAEPATSETAAVASGEAEPGNIQPGVMAPDFTLTSTSGEEINLASLQGQTVVLEWLNYDCPYVQKHYGSGNMQALQESYTQAGDVVWLSVVSSAPGEQGNFSDADMDARTAKEQGKQTHVLQDASGDVGRLYGAKTTPHMFVISPEGRVVYNGAIDDKPVTNVASLDDATNYLVSAMEALADGRDADPARTEPYGCSVKYADA; translated from the coding sequence ATGCGCGCTTCCTTCCTCGCCCTCGCACTGCTCCTCGCCACCGGCTGCGCGTCCGACCCGGACCCCGCGGCAGAGGCCGAACCCGCCACATCAGAGACCGCCGCGGTGGCCTCTGGCGAGGCCGAGCCCGGCAACATCCAGCCCGGCGTAATGGCGCCGGACTTTACGCTCACCTCCACTTCTGGTGAGGAGATCAACCTCGCGAGCCTGCAGGGGCAGACCGTTGTGCTGGAGTGGCTGAACTACGACTGCCCGTATGTGCAGAAGCACTACGGCTCGGGCAACATGCAGGCGCTGCAAGAGAGCTATACGCAGGCCGGCGATGTGGTCTGGCTCTCGGTCGTCTCCTCTGCTCCCGGCGAGCAGGGCAACTTCTCCGACGCCGACATGGACGCGCGGACCGCGAAGGAGCAGGGCAAGCAAACGCACGTGCTGCAGGACGCCTCTGGCGACGTGGGCCGCCTCTACGGCGCGAAGACGACGCCGCACATGTTCGTGATCTCGCCCGAGGGTCGCGTGGTCTACAACGGCGCGATTGACGACAAGCCGGTCACGAACGTCGCGTCGCTGGACGACGCCACGAACTACCTCGTGAGCGCGATGGAAGCTCTCGCCGACGGCCGCGACGCGGACCCTGCCCGGACCGAGCCGTACGGCTGCTCCGTCAAGTACGCCGACGCCTAA
- a CDS encoding rhomboid family intramembrane serine protease, which produces MLFPLSDDDRRLSGPALVTWFLILANVGFFFVQAADAEFTYAWSTVPYEITSGQDIANEVPVGAATMSEIPQRPGPGPAPMIYLTLITSMFMHGGLMHIGGNMLYLWIFGDNVEHRFGHAPFLVFYLVSGLAASFAQIALDPDGLIPSLGASGAISGVLGAYLVLFPRNKVNAIFFFRVVSVPAFLVLGVYIVFQFVDGWGAIFSTEQMGGVAYGAHIGGFVAGALAALVYRLIGKKEQQSPLSPAMRRDPQNRPMW; this is translated from the coding sequence ATGCTGTTTCCCCTCTCCGACGACGATCGTCGACTCTCAGGCCCCGCGCTTGTGACGTGGTTCTTGATCCTGGCGAACGTTGGGTTCTTCTTCGTGCAGGCCGCGGACGCGGAGTTCACGTACGCCTGGAGCACGGTCCCGTACGAGATCACGAGCGGCCAAGACATCGCGAACGAGGTCCCCGTAGGAGCGGCCACCATGAGTGAGATCCCGCAGCGACCTGGCCCCGGCCCGGCGCCGATGATCTACCTCACGCTGATCACGTCCATGTTCATGCACGGTGGACTGATGCACATCGGAGGCAACATGCTGTACCTCTGGATCTTTGGGGACAACGTGGAGCATCGGTTCGGCCACGCGCCTTTCTTGGTGTTCTACTTGGTGAGCGGGCTGGCGGCGTCCTTTGCCCAGATCGCCCTGGATCCAGACGGCCTGATCCCGAGCCTCGGGGCCTCTGGCGCGATCTCCGGCGTGCTCGGCGCCTATCTCGTGCTGTTTCCGCGGAACAAGGTCAACGCCATCTTTTTCTTCCGCGTGGTGAGCGTGCCCGCTTTCCTGGTGCTTGGGGTGTACATCGTGTTCCAGTTCGTGGACGGTTGGGGAGCCATCTTCTCGACCGAGCAGATGGGAGGCGTGGCGTATGGCGCGCACATTGGCGGCTTCGTGGCGGGAGCGCTTGCCGCGCTGGTCTACCGCTTGATCGGGAAAAAGGAGCAACAGAGCCCGCTTTCGCCCGCAATGCGTCGTGATCCACAGAACCGCCCCATGTGGTAG